In Pseudomonas asiatica, the following are encoded in one genomic region:
- a CDS encoding MFS transporter — MSHSSQFTLLGKRRFLPFFITQSLGAFNDNLFKQSLILAILFKLSLGDGDRSIWVNLCALLFILPFFLFSALGGQFGEKFAKDALIRAIKLAEIAIMAVGALGFITNHLALMLVALFGMGTHSALFGPVKYSILPQALREEELVGGNGLVETGTFLAILAGTIGAGVMMSADSYATVVAGGVVGTAVLGYLASRWIPRAAAASPQMPLDWNIFRQSWAILRMGLGQPPAVSRSIVGNSWFWFVGAIYLTQIPAYAKDWLHGDGTVVTLVLTLFSVGIALGSLLCERLSGRKVEIGLVPFGSFGLSLFGLLWWWHSGDVPAAAAPHDWLALLGMGQAWWILLSIVGLGVFGGFYIVPLYALIQARTAEDQRARVIAANNILNALFMVVSAVLTIILLGLAELTIPQLFLVVSLLNIAVNAYIFRIVPEFTMRFLIWLLSHSMYRVQHRDLERIPDEGAALLVCNHVSFVDALLLGGAIRRPIRFVMYYKIYNLPVLNFVFRTAGAIPIAGRNEDLAIYERAFARIAEYLADGELVCIFPEGKLTGDGEIDVFKGGVNRILEETPVPVIPLALQGLWGSFFSRDPAKGFFKRLWSRVTIVAGAAIPVEAAQPEALREQVSRLRGNLR, encoded by the coding sequence ATGAGTCACTCCTCGCAATTCACCTTGCTCGGCAAGCGGCGTTTCCTGCCGTTTTTCATCACCCAGTCGCTGGGTGCCTTCAACGACAACCTGTTCAAGCAGTCGCTGATCCTGGCGATCCTGTTCAAGCTCAGCCTGGGCGACGGCGACCGTTCGATCTGGGTCAACCTGTGCGCCCTGCTGTTCATCCTGCCGTTCTTCCTGTTCTCTGCGCTGGGCGGGCAGTTTGGCGAGAAGTTCGCCAAGGATGCGCTGATCCGGGCCATCAAGCTGGCCGAGATCGCGATCATGGCGGTAGGCGCGCTCGGTTTCATCACCAACCACCTGGCACTGATGCTGGTGGCGCTGTTCGGCATGGGAACCCACTCGGCTCTGTTCGGCCCGGTGAAGTACTCGATCCTGCCGCAGGCCCTGCGCGAGGAAGAACTGGTCGGCGGCAACGGGCTGGTGGAAACCGGTACTTTCCTGGCCATCCTCGCCGGCACCATCGGCGCTGGGGTGATGATGTCGGCTGACAGCTATGCCACCGTGGTGGCTGGTGGCGTGGTCGGCACCGCCGTGCTCGGTTACCTGGCCAGCCGCTGGATCCCGCGGGCCGCTGCCGCTTCGCCGCAAATGCCGCTGGACTGGAACATCTTCAGGCAGTCGTGGGCGATCCTGCGCATGGGCCTGGGGCAGCCGCCGGCGGTGTCGCGCTCGATCGTCGGCAACTCGTGGTTCTGGTTCGTCGGTGCCATCTACCTCACGCAGATCCCGGCCTACGCCAAGGACTGGCTGCACGGTGACGGCACGGTGGTGACACTGGTGCTGACCCTGTTCTCGGTGGGGATTGCCTTGGGTTCGCTGCTGTGCGAGCGGCTCAGCGGGCGCAAGGTGGAAATCGGCCTGGTGCCGTTCGGCTCGTTCGGGCTGAGCCTGTTCGGCCTGCTTTGGTGGTGGCACTCCGGCGATGTGCCGGCTGCGGCGGCACCGCACGACTGGCTGGCGCTGTTGGGCATGGGCCAGGCCTGGTGGATCCTGCTGTCTATCGTCGGCCTTGGGGTGTTCGGCGGCTTCTATATCGTACCGCTGTATGCACTGATCCAGGCCCGCACCGCCGAAGACCAGCGCGCCCGGGTGATCGCGGCCAACAACATCCTCAATGCCCTGTTCATGGTGGTGTCGGCAGTGCTCACCATCATCCTGCTGGGCCTGGCCGAGCTGACCATCCCGCAACTGTTCCTGGTGGTGTCGCTGCTCAATATCGCGGTCAACGCCTATATCTTCAGGATCGTGCCCGAGTTCACCATGCGCTTCCTGATCTGGCTGCTCAGCCATTCGATGTACCGCGTGCAGCACCGCGACCTCGAACGCATCCCCGACGAAGGCGCGGCGCTGCTGGTTTGCAACCACGTGTCGTTCGTCGATGCGCTGCTGCTGGGAGGGGCGATTCGCCGGCCGATCCGCTTCGTCATGTACTACAAGATCTACAACCTGCCGGTACTCAACTTCGTGTTCCGCACCGCAGGCGCCATCCCGATTGCCGGGCGCAACGAAGACCTGGCCATCTACGAACGTGCTTTCGCGCGCATTGCCGAGTACCTGGCCGATGGCGAGCTGGTATGCATCTTCCCTGAAGGCAAGCTGACCGGGGATGGCGAAATCGACGTGTTCAAGGGCGGCGTCAACCGCATCCTCGAAGAAACCCCGGTGCCGGTCATTCCGTTGGCCTTGCAGGGGCTGTGGGGCAGCTTCTTCAGTCGTGACCCGGCCAAGGGCTTTTTCAAGCGCCTGTGGTCGCGGGTGACCATCGTGGCAGGCGCCGCCATCCCGGTGGAGGCGGCGCAGCCAGAAGCCTTGCGTGAGCAGGTCAGCCGCCTGCGCGGCAACCTGCGCTAG
- a CDS encoding tetratricopeptide repeat protein, translated as MKFRGKHLASPAASTPAPPPKRFSLKVALWLLDNPRLGDKPQVKHLAGRLLKQPARQGVVVAQSRLGQMLCRDCGNARDRRIGHELLRQAARAGDRRAQLEYARLCQHNEPEQARYWLELAAGQGSQEARRLLRQWFHA; from the coding sequence ATGAAGTTTCGCGGTAAACACCTCGCCAGCCCTGCTGCATCGACGCCTGCGCCTCCCCCCAAACGTTTCTCCCTCAAAGTGGCCTTGTGGCTGCTCGACAACCCGCGCCTGGGTGACAAGCCGCAGGTCAAGCACTTGGCCGGGCGCCTGTTGAAACAGCCGGCGCGTCAGGGTGTGGTAGTGGCGCAAAGCCGCCTGGGACAGATGTTGTGCCGTGATTGCGGCAATGCCCGTGACCGGCGTATTGGCCATGAACTGCTGCGCCAGGCGGCCCGCGCCGGTGATCGGCGCGCGCAACTGGAGTATGCACGGCTGTGCCAGCACAACGAGCCGGAGCAGGCGCGGTACTGGCTGGAGCTGGCGGCAGGGCAAGGGTCGCAGGAAGCACGGCGGCTTTTGCGGCAGTGGTTCCATGCCTGA
- a CDS encoding hybrid sensor histidine kinase/response regulator yields the protein MSLSSGLIAVVALAYMAIMFAIAFYGDRRSTPLPPKLRAWVYSLSLAVYCTSWTFFGAVGQAAEQLWAFLPIYLGPVLLLIFAPWVLQKMVLISKQQNITSIADFIAARYGKSQSLAVVVALICLVGVLPYIALQLKGIVLGVNLLIGANADATGTRVQDTALVVSLVLALFAIVFGTRSLDVTEHHRGMVLAIAFESLIKLLAFLAVGIFVVFNLYDGFDDLFSQARQSIHLQDYWQETINWPSMVVQTAVAMMAIICLPRQFHVTVVENIEPQDMRLARWVFPMYLALAALFVVPIALAGQMLLPGTVISDSFVISLPLAEAHPSLALLAFIGGASAATGMVIVEAVALSTMVSNDMLLPWLLRRTNAERPFEAFRHWMLSVRRVTIVVILLLAYVSYRLLGSTASLATIGQIAFAAVTQLTPAMLGALYWKQANRRGVFAGLAAGIFLWFYTLVLPIAAHSVGWSLQLFPGLAWLHGNPLDLPISPLTQGVVLSLAGNFTLFAWVSVLSRTRVSEHWQAGRFIGQQTSARPSSKPLLAVQIDDLLTLASRFVGEERARQSFIRFAYRQGKGFNPNQNADGDWIEHTERLLAGVLGTSSTRAVVKAAIEGRDMQLEDVVRIADEASEVLQFNRALLQGAIENINQGISVVDQNLHLVAWNRRYLELFNYPDGLISVGRPIADIIRYNAERGLCGPGEAQVHVARRLHWMRQGRAHSSERLFPNGRVIELIGNPMPGGGFVMSFTDITPFREAEQALRDANERLEQRVAERTQELSQLNQALSEAKSRAEAVSQSKTRFLAAVSHDLMQPLNAARLFSAALSQQAEGMNEEARQLVQHMDSSLRSAEELISDLLDISRLENGKITPDAKPFALNELFDTLGAEFKVLAAEKGLEFRLRGSRLRVDSDMKLLRRVLQNFLTNALRYGKSPILLGARRQGEQLWLEVWDRGPGIADDKLQVIFQEFKRLDSHQTRAEKGLGLGLAIADGLCRVLGHKLEVRSWPGKGTVFRVSVPIAHQAAPAPAAPVEQGGQPLAGLQVLCVDNEDSILIGMNSLLSRWGCQVWTARNRAECEALLAKGMRPHLALVDYHLDDGETGTGLMGWLRARLGEPVPGVVISADGSKETIAMVHASGLDYLAKPVKPAALRAMLNRHLNLVQ from the coding sequence ATGTCGTTGTCCAGCGGGCTGATCGCCGTGGTCGCCCTGGCCTATATGGCCATCATGTTCGCCATCGCCTTCTACGGCGACCGCCGCAGCACGCCGTTGCCGCCGAAGCTGCGTGCCTGGGTGTACAGCCTGTCGCTGGCCGTGTACTGCACCAGCTGGACCTTCTTCGGCGCGGTCGGCCAGGCCGCCGAACAGCTCTGGGCATTCCTGCCGATTTACCTGGGCCCGGTGCTGCTGCTGATCTTCGCGCCCTGGGTGCTGCAGAAGATGGTGCTGATCAGCAAGCAACAGAACATCACCTCGATTGCCGACTTCATCGCCGCGCGCTATGGCAAGTCGCAGTCCCTGGCGGTGGTCGTGGCGCTCATCTGCCTGGTCGGCGTGCTGCCGTACATCGCCTTGCAACTCAAGGGCATCGTGCTGGGGGTGAACCTGCTGATCGGCGCCAACGCCGACGCCACCGGCACCCGCGTACAGGACACCGCACTGGTTGTATCCCTGGTGCTGGCACTGTTCGCCATCGTCTTCGGTACCCGCAGCCTGGACGTGACCGAACACCACCGTGGCATGGTCCTGGCGATTGCCTTCGAATCACTGATCAAGCTGCTGGCCTTCCTCGCCGTGGGCATCTTTGTCGTCTTCAACCTGTATGACGGCTTCGACGACCTGTTCAGCCAGGCCCGCCAGTCGATCCACCTTCAGGACTATTGGCAGGAGACCATCAATTGGCCGTCGATGGTGGTGCAGACCGCCGTGGCGATGATGGCGATCATCTGCCTGCCACGGCAATTCCACGTCACCGTGGTGGAGAACATCGAACCCCAGGACATGCGCCTGGCGCGCTGGGTATTCCCGATGTACCTGGCGCTCGCCGCATTGTTTGTGGTGCCGATCGCCCTGGCCGGGCAGATGCTGCTGCCGGGCACGGTGATCTCCGATTCGTTCGTCATCAGCCTTCCTCTGGCCGAGGCACACCCGAGCCTGGCCCTGCTGGCATTCATCGGTGGTGCATCGGCGGCCACGGGCATGGTCATCGTCGAGGCCGTGGCGCTGTCGACCATGGTCTCCAACGACATGCTGCTGCCCTGGCTGCTGCGCCGTACCAACGCCGAGCGGCCGTTCGAGGCATTCCGCCACTGGATGCTCTCTGTACGCCGGGTGACCATCGTGGTGATCCTGCTGCTGGCGTATGTCAGCTACCGCCTGCTGGGCTCCACCGCCAGCCTGGCGACCATCGGCCAGATCGCCTTCGCTGCCGTGACCCAACTGACACCGGCCATGCTTGGTGCGCTGTACTGGAAACAGGCCAACCGCCGCGGTGTGTTCGCCGGCCTGGCCGCAGGTATTTTCCTGTGGTTCTACACCCTGGTGCTGCCGATTGCCGCGCATAGCGTGGGCTGGTCGCTGCAGCTGTTCCCAGGGTTGGCGTGGCTGCACGGCAACCCGCTTGACCTGCCGATCAGCCCACTGACCCAGGGTGTCGTGCTGTCGCTGGCGGGCAACTTCACTCTGTTCGCCTGGGTCTCGGTGCTTTCGCGCACGCGGGTTTCCGAGCATTGGCAGGCCGGCCGCTTCATCGGCCAGCAGACCAGCGCCAGGCCCAGCAGCAAGCCGCTGCTGGCGGTGCAGATCGACGACCTGCTGACCCTGGCCTCGCGCTTCGTTGGTGAAGAACGCGCCCGGCAGAGCTTCATCCGCTTCGCCTACCGCCAGGGCAAGGGCTTCAACCCCAACCAGAACGCCGACGGCGACTGGATCGAACATACCGAACGCCTGCTGGCCGGCGTACTCGGCACCTCGTCGACCCGCGCCGTGGTCAAGGCCGCCATCGAAGGCCGCGACATGCAGCTGGAAGACGTGGTGCGTATCGCCGACGAAGCCAGCGAGGTGCTGCAGTTCAACCGCGCCCTGCTGCAAGGGGCAATCGAGAACATCAACCAGGGCATCAGCGTGGTCGACCAGAACCTGCACCTGGTGGCCTGGAACCGCCGTTACCTGGAACTGTTCAACTACCCCGACGGGCTGATCAGCGTGGGCCGGCCGATCGCCGACATCATCCGCTACAACGCCGAGCGTGGCCTGTGCGGACCGGGCGAGGCGCAGGTGCACGTGGCGCGTCGCCTGCACTGGATGCGTCAGGGCCGTGCGCACTCCTCCGAGCGCTTGTTCCCCAATGGCCGGGTGATCGAGCTGATCGGCAACCCGATGCCGGGCGGCGGTTTCGTCATGAGCTTCACCGACATCACCCCGTTCCGTGAGGCCGAGCAGGCCCTGCGCGATGCCAACGAACGCCTGGAGCAACGGGTGGCGGAACGCACCCAGGAGCTGTCGCAACTGAACCAGGCGTTGTCCGAAGCCAAGAGCCGTGCCGAAGCGGTGAGCCAGTCCAAGACCCGTTTCCTGGCTGCGGTCAGCCATGACCTGATGCAGCCGCTGAACGCGGCCCGGCTGTTCTCCGCCGCCTTGTCGCAACAGGCCGAGGGCATGAATGAAGAGGCCCGGCAGCTGGTGCAGCACATGGACAGTTCGCTGCGCTCGGCCGAAGAGCTGATCAGCGACCTGCTGGACATCTCACGCCTTGAAAACGGCAAGATTACCCCGGATGCCAAACCCTTTGCCCTCAACGAGCTGTTCGACACCCTGGGTGCCGAATTCAAGGTGCTGGCCGCCGAGAAGGGCCTGGAATTTCGCCTGCGCGGCAGCCGCCTGCGGGTGGACAGTGACATGAAGCTGCTGCGCCGGGTGCTGCAGAACTTCCTGACCAACGCCCTGCGCTACGGCAAGAGCCCGATCCTGCTGGGCGCACGGCGCCAGGGTGAACAGTTGTGGCTTGAAGTGTGGGACCGCGGCCCCGGCATCGCCGACGACAAGCTGCAGGTGATCTTCCAGGAGTTCAAGCGCCTGGACAGCCACCAGACCCGCGCCGAGAAGGGCCTGGGCCTGGGCCTGGCGATCGCCGACGGCCTGTGCCGGGTGCTGGGGCACAAGCTGGAAGTGCGCTCGTGGCCGGGCAAGGGCACGGTGTTCCGCGTCAGCGTACCAATTGCCCACCAGGCCGCGCCGGCGCCCGCCGCCCCGGTGGAACAGGGCGGCCAGCCACTGGCCGGGCTGCAGGTACTGTGCGTGGACAACGAAGACAGCATCCTGATTGGCATGAACAGCCTGCTCAGCCGCTGGGGTTGCCAGGTGTGGACCGCGCGCAACCGCGCCGAATGCGAAGCTCTGCTGGCCAAGGGCATGCGCCCGCACCTGGCGCTGGTCGACTACCACCTGGACGACGGCGAAACTGGTACCGGGCTGATGGGCTGGCTACGCGCGCGCCTTGGCGAGCCGGTGCCGGGCGTGGTGATCAGCGCTGACGGCAGCAAGGAAACCATCGCCATGGTGCATGCCTCTGGCCTGGACTACCTGGCCAAGCCGGTCAAGCCGGCGGCCCTGCGTGCCATGCTCAATCGCCATCTGAACCTGGTTCAGTAA
- the rmuC gene encoding DNA recombination protein RmuC produces MLEERLNAAQLALAGLQAQLDASRDEISDLSEANTVKQTQLAAQGRELELLQIDRDNARDAAHAWNLERANREAELRRLEAQTARLDAELREQQESHQQRLEDLQEARDTLRAQFADMATKIFDEREQRFAQTSQQHLGQLLDPLKERIQAFEKRVEESYQQEARERFSLGKELERLQQLNLRLSDEATNLTQALKGQKTQGNWGELILERVLEHAGLEKGREYQTQVSLKSADGERFQPDVLIMLPGDKQVVVDAKVSLTAYQQFVAGNDEAALKQHVQSLRSHVKGLSSKDYNRLEGLHSLDFVLLFVPIEAAFSAALQAEPNLFQEAFDRQIVIVSPTTLLATLRVIDSLWKQERQGQNAREIAERAGWLYDKFVLFIQDLDELGSRLQQVDKAYAAARNKLCEGRGNLVSRSEQLKLLGARASKSLPADLLERALSDEALPDEALTEPGSDGD; encoded by the coding sequence TTGCTCGAAGAGCGCCTCAATGCTGCCCAGCTGGCCCTGGCCGGCTTGCAGGCGCAACTGGACGCCAGCCGCGATGAAATCAGCGATCTCAGCGAAGCCAACACCGTCAAGCAGACCCAGCTGGCCGCCCAGGGCCGTGAGCTGGAACTGCTGCAGATCGACCGTGACAATGCCCGTGATGCCGCTCACGCCTGGAACCTCGAACGTGCCAACCGCGAAGCCGAACTGCGTCGCCTGGAGGCCCAGACCGCACGCCTGGACGCCGAACTGCGCGAGCAGCAGGAAAGCCACCAGCAGCGCCTGGAAGACCTGCAGGAAGCCCGCGACACCCTGCGCGCCCAGTTCGCCGACATGGCTACCAAGATCTTCGACGAGCGCGAGCAGCGCTTCGCCCAGACCAGCCAGCAGCATCTCGGCCAGTTGCTCGACCCGCTCAAGGAGCGCATCCAGGCTTTCGAAAAACGCGTGGAAGAGAGCTACCAGCAGGAAGCCCGCGAGCGCTTCTCGCTGGGCAAGGAGCTGGAGCGCCTGCAGCAACTCAACCTGCGCCTGTCCGACGAAGCCACCAACCTGACCCAGGCGCTGAAGGGCCAGAAAACCCAGGGCAACTGGGGTGAGTTGATCCTCGAACGGGTGTTGGAGCATGCCGGCCTGGAAAAGGGCCGCGAATACCAGACCCAGGTCAGCTTGAAGAGCGCCGATGGCGAGCGCTTCCAGCCTGACGTTCTGATCATGCTGCCCGGCGACAAGCAGGTAGTGGTGGATGCCAAGGTCAGCCTCACCGCCTACCAGCAGTTCGTCGCCGGCAACGACGAGGCTGCGCTCAAGCAGCATGTGCAGTCGCTGCGCAGTCACGTCAAAGGCCTGTCGAGCAAGGACTACAACCGCCTCGAAGGCCTGCACAGCCTGGATTTCGTGCTGCTGTTCGTGCCGATCGAGGCCGCCTTCTCGGCAGCCCTGCAGGCCGAGCCGAACCTGTTCCAGGAAGCCTTCGACCGGCAGATCGTGATCGTCAGCCCGACCACCTTGCTGGCCACCTTGCGGGTGATCGACAGCCTGTGGAAGCAGGAACGCCAGGGCCAGAACGCCCGCGAGATCGCCGAACGCGCCGGCTGGCTGTACGACAAGTTCGTGCTGTTCATCCAGGACCTGGACGAGTTGGGCAGCCGCCTGCAGCAGGTGGACAAGGCCTATGCCGCGGCGCGCAACAAGCTGTGTGAAGGGCGCGGCAACCTGGTCAGCCGCAGCGAACAGCTGAAGCTGCTGGGCGCCCGCGCCAGCAAGAGCCTGCCGGCCGACCTGCTGGAGCGGGCGCTGTCCGATGAGGCGTTGCCGGACGAAGCGCTTACTGAACCAGGTTCAGATGGCGATTGA
- a CDS encoding MFS transporter, giving the protein MLAAIKRYPHTVRLLLGTTFTLTVARALTLPYLVVYLADNFQLPISQIGLLIGGALIIASLLSLYGGHLVDTLRNHTLVSASTLLFALAFVGAVASNSALLFFICLVLINLALAVVDIAAKAGFCALLPVEARAEVFAIKYTLSNVGYAAGPLLGVAMLELNDHMPFIASALLGLGMCLTYWRLGDRGLQASVPDKPGVGFGQVALGLARDRRLICFTLGGVLSAVVFGQFTAYLSQYLVVTSSPAEAARLIGYLVTTNAVTVIALQYLIGRRISRQRLMPWLLAGMGLFIAGLLGFALAGSALAWCLAMLVFTLGEIIVIPAEYMFIDLIAPEHLRGVYYGAQNLSNLGAALGPVMVGFALVHLWPGAIFYLLVLSVILAGVFYWLGTRSN; this is encoded by the coding sequence ATGCTCGCCGCCATCAAACGCTACCCGCACACCGTGCGCCTGCTGCTCGGCACTACCTTCACCCTCACCGTCGCCCGTGCCCTTACCCTGCCCTACCTGGTGGTGTACCTGGCTGACAACTTCCAGCTGCCGATCAGCCAGATCGGCCTGCTGATCGGTGGTGCGCTGATCATCGCCTCGCTGCTGAGCCTGTATGGCGGCCACCTTGTGGATACCTTGCGCAACCACACCCTGGTCAGCGCCAGCACCCTGCTGTTTGCCCTGGCTTTCGTCGGCGCGGTCGCCAGCAACTCGGCGCTGCTGTTCTTTATCTGCCTGGTGCTGATCAACCTGGCCCTGGCAGTGGTCGACATCGCTGCCAAGGCGGGCTTCTGCGCATTGCTACCGGTGGAGGCACGGGCCGAAGTGTTCGCCATCAAGTACACCCTCAGCAACGTCGGCTACGCCGCCGGCCCGCTGCTGGGCGTGGCCATGCTGGAGCTGAACGACCATATGCCGTTCATTGCCTCCGCCCTGCTCGGCCTGGGTATGTGCCTGACCTACTGGCGCCTGGGGGACCGCGGCCTGCAGGCCAGTGTGCCGGACAAACCCGGGGTCGGCTTTGGCCAGGTGGCGCTGGGTCTGGCCCGTGACCGACGGCTGATATGCTTCACCCTGGGCGGGGTGCTGAGCGCGGTAGTATTCGGCCAGTTCACTGCCTACCTGTCGCAATACCTGGTGGTAACCAGCAGCCCGGCCGAGGCGGCGCGCCTGATCGGTTACCTGGTGACCACCAACGCGGTGACGGTGATTGCCCTGCAGTACCTGATCGGCCGCCGCATCAGCCGCCAGCGCCTGATGCCCTGGCTGCTGGCCGGCATGGGCCTGTTCATCGCCGGGCTGCTGGGCTTCGCCCTGGCCGGTTCGGCGCTGGCGTGGTGCCTGGCGATGCTGGTGTTCACCCTGGGCGAGATCATCGTGATCCCGGCCGAGTACATGTTCATCGACCTGATCGCGCCGGAGCACTTGCGTGGGGTGTATTACGGCGCGCAGAACCTGTCCAACCTCGGTGCGGCGCTGGGGCCGGTGATGGTGGGGTTTGCCCTGGTACATCTGTGGCCGGGGGCGATCTTCTACCTGCTGGTGTTGTCGGTGATACTGGCGGGGGTGTTTTATTGGCTGGGTACCCGCAGTAACTGA
- the sugE gene encoding quaternary ammonium compound efflux SMR transporter SugE, which produces MSWIILFFAGLFEVGWAVGLKYTDGFSKPLPTVLTVAAMAISLGLLGLAMKELPLGTAYAIWTGVGAVGTVIAGIILFGESMALVRLVSVALIITGLVGLKVSAS; this is translated from the coding sequence ATGTCCTGGATCATCCTGTTCTTCGCCGGCCTGTTCGAGGTCGGCTGGGCCGTCGGCCTGAAATACACCGACGGCTTCAGCAAACCACTGCCCACCGTCCTCACCGTCGCCGCCATGGCCATCAGCCTAGGCCTGCTGGGCCTGGCCATGAAAGAGTTGCCGCTGGGTACCGCCTATGCCATATGGACCGGCGTCGGCGCCGTCGGCACGGTGATCGCCGGCATCATCCTGTTCGGCGAGTCCATGGCCCTGGTACGCCTGGTCAGCGTGGCGCTGATCATTACCGGCCTGGTCGGCCTGAAAGTCAGCGCCAGCTGA